DNA sequence from the Cyprinus carpio isolate SPL01 chromosome A9, ASM1834038v1, whole genome shotgun sequence genome:
TTATTCTTTCGCCTGGCTagaaaagaaaccaaaaagaGCAGTGAACAGAGcgcataataataattaataataataatatctaacaTGCTGCCCACACATTGAAACCACTGTAATGGGTAATGTACTTTTTACAAAGTGTCCTGCAGGTCAAATGACTGGAAAAGAATAAACTTCTGGGTTTATTACGCAGAAAAAATCACTGCTGCAGCTATTAATGTTATTgaaattccataaaaaaaacactgctctctctctctctctctcttctctctcttctcacacacacacacacacacacacacacacacacacaaacaaacacacagtgtttCTGTTATTCTGTCACTTTGCAGATCGCAGGACAGAACCATAAATCTCAGACTTTTTCAAATGAGAGAACATGCTGCTTTGTCCCTCCATATATATATGAGAGCAACCCCTGTGGgacaaaaacatcttaaacaaacctaagatggtttgctggtttaagctggtctttcTGCCTGGCTAACTGAAAAGTAACCAAAAGTTTATTTGTTCGTCTAGCCTAACCTTGTGCATTCAAGTTGCCAAACAAATCCATCTCCCGTTAATCCACAAGTGCGCGCGCACCGTTCTCGCGCGCAGATGACAAAACAGCGGACCGTACACATgtaagaggcttttttttttcttttttttttctcatacgCTCAACGTAAAAGAAATGTGATTACAGCTTACGTGACCAGCTTTTGTTAGAAGCCgtcaacaaacaaaccaacaccaAAAGGAAAGGCAGCGTACGCCTACCGTGCACTCTTCCATACACGTCCGCACCGAATATACATCCGTTTCATATTTCTGAACCAAAAGCTCAAACTCTTGGTATTTCTCCTGAGCTCGTCGGTCGTAGCGTTGGTAAGCCTGAACGCACTGGCTGCATCCCGACGCATCAGCCATGTCCAGGCTACAGGTCAAATTGTCCGGACTCGTAAACCCGTAAAACAAATCCAAAAGCGAGTAGGAGTTACAAAAAGAAAGATAGAAATCGCTCAGGTTCCACTCGGAGAGGCCCGAGCACACGGCTTCCGCCTCGTCAAAAGTCAAGCAGTTTTTGGAGAGGCTGTCAGGATGACAAGTTTCAAGTCTCCACAGAGGTTTGGTAGAATTGCCTATAAAAATAAGACTCTGCTCTCTCTGATGGCTGGGTGAAAGTATATGGTTCGTGTGCTCCAGCCGTTTGTCTCGCGTCCTCGTCAATTTCGCCTCGGCGCAGAACCACAGATGATCAGAGAGCAAAACGGTGATAAACAAAAGAGAGGCTAAGGACAGTCGCCATCTCTGGGCCCTTTCCGAATCGGTGAATAATGGCTTTTCGTCCTCTCGGGGTGCGAAGCAGATTTTTAAGCCGTCATCTTGCTGCCGACACGTCCAAGCACCCCTGGTCATATTTCAGGAAAGAGCAGCACTGGCCGACTCCACCGCGACGGCTCCTCTGCcacaaaatgcattgatttgaaatgttttcttcCCGTTCAACAGCGCTCCCGGCAGCTGTATCCGACTCTCTGGGCTAGATGAAGCCGCGCGCGGTCATATCTCCGTTATTCCGCATGGCTCCCCGAAGAAAAAGCGCTTTCTGTGTGACAACATGCCTCCTCTGTTCCCGAAGCTCCTGCCTGTGTCCCCGTATCTCCTCAAGGGAAGGCGAGACGCTGAACGAGCTGCTCTTTCCCTATCTGGGCGGATTGCCTTCGATCTTCTCTgcttttcatcatcatcatcttgggTTCTGTGTTAAGTTGCCGCCATGTTCGTCTTGAAACACTTTTTGGGGAGCTGGGTCATTTGCGTCATCTCCATCCTGGCGCAGTAACACAGATCTACAGACTACAGGCGATGGATACACGCGCTCGCTcacccgctctctctctctctctctctctctctctctctctctctctctctctagctctctctgtctctctctctctctcacacacacacacacacactcactggacGTGTCAGTATGAGAGATCACTCATCATAATAAATGGACATTTCCCCGTACGCATTTAGATTTCAAAGCCGTTCACCCCCTTGGATTTCCTCTTGTTCACATTCATAGTCCATTTATCTTCAACATCCCGTCACGTTCCCGTCCAAAGCGAAACGTACAAGCTCCGCGCAAAAATAATCGACGTAGTGTGGACGTGTAAAGACGCGGTGGCCCTAAATAAAATCGATTTGGCGGTGCGTAATATCCTTTAAATGCGCAAAGACGGGAGGAAATGGATGTCACATGTTGCGTAAAGGAGAATCAGCGTGTGACAGAGATAAAACGACATTTTGTATGTCTCGTTCATCCAGTTCTGACGGAAGTTTAATAGTATGCAGCGTGTAACTGTGTGTAAGGAGCCGGGAACAGGAGAGACATCTGGGCGTCAAAGCAGCACGTTGGAAAGCGAGCGCGGAAACGTgaggcgagtgtgtgtgtgtgtgtgtgtgtgtgtgagtgagagagagagagagagagagatagagagagagagagatgggggggATTTGGGGGGAGTGaggctgagaga
Encoded proteins:
- the LOC109070645 gene encoding transmembrane protein FAM155A → MTRGAWTCRQQDDGLKICFAPREDEKPLFTDSERAQRWRLSLASLLFITVLLSDHLWFCAEAKLTRTRDKRLEHTNHILSPSHQREQSLIFIGNSTKPLWRLETCHPDSLSKNCLTFDEAEAVCSGLSEWNLSDFYLSFCNSYSLLDLFYGFTSPDNLTCSLDMADASGCSQCVQAYQRYDRRAQEKYQEFELLVQKYETDVYSVRTCMEECTTVYKHWLCAQFFHTTQMHCSNRIPCRKYCLEVQQRCPFILPDNDELIYGGSPSFICTGLQEDNPSDAETECCDVRWDSRADNSSKGTLKRTHPSCQHGTSLTSSAASRLCNSRLKLCLLVLVLLHTVATLTASHNPTGFNLTSSSSNEE